One genomic region from Pelorhabdus rhamnosifermentans encodes:
- a CDS encoding tail fiber protein: MCCCNEKIPVGTVNYFARQFPPEGWLLCDGREVLRDVFADLFNMLGTSFGIGDGKSTFNLPDLRGEFIRGLDVGRGVDTGRQLGSVQADDTKSHYHAVLSYPYRANTLLYTIPSEQDTMNVYTGNANGTVVRTGAQCTKELGTTEAGGSETRPQNIALLACIKY, encoded by the coding sequence ATGTGTTGTTGTAATGAAAAAATTCCAGTTGGTACGGTAAATTATTTTGCAAGGCAATTTCCACCGGAAGGCTGGTTGTTGTGCGATGGCCGCGAAGTATTGCGGGATGTGTTTGCGGATTTATTTAATATGTTAGGTACTTCGTTTGGTATTGGTGACGGTAAAAGTACATTTAATTTACCCGATTTGCGTGGTGAGTTTATTCGCGGGCTTGATGTGGGGCGCGGAGTTGATACGGGAAGACAATTAGGAAGTGTGCAAGCAGATGACACTAAATCTCATTACCATGCGGTTTTGTCATATCCATATCGTGCTAATACTCTCCTTTATACAATACCTAGTGAACAGGATACAATGAATGTTTATACTGGGAATGCAAATGGAACGGTTGTAAGAACAGGTGCTCAGTGTACAAAGGAATTAGGTACGACTGAAGCAGGCGGCAGCGAAACTCGTCCTCAGAACATCGCTTTGTTGGCTTGTATCAAATATTAA